One Serpentinicella alkaliphila DNA segment encodes these proteins:
- a CDS encoding Na+/H+ antiporter family protein, whose product MFTNPVVLSVLIMTVLCLLKLNVIISLIIAALAGGILAGMPVSEIMKTLIGGMGGNAETALSYILIGAFAVAVTTTGATELLTRKVGTLMKKKSFILVLLIAAVSSLSQNLIPVHIAFIPILVPPLLALFNKLNIDRRAVASALTFGLKAPYVALPVGYGLIFHNIIRDQMTANGMEITTDMVYKVMWIPGLAMVLGLLIAVFYTYRKPREYNVDLVVQEIAATTDTPVNMIGVYASLVGAIAALAIQIKVGSLPLGALVGLLIMLLSGAIKFKDLDKFVNSGIGMMGFIAFVMLVASGYGSVIRATGGVDLLVQAVSSVMTTKLIGATVMILLGLVITMGIGTSFGTIPIIAVIYVPLATAIGFSIPATILLIGTAAALGDAGSPVSDSTLGPTAGLNADGQHDHIWDTCVPTFIHYNIPLVIFGILGALIL is encoded by the coding sequence ATGTTTACTAATCCAGTAGTTTTATCAGTTCTTATTATGACTGTATTATGTCTTTTAAAATTAAACGTTATTATTTCATTAATTATTGCAGCTTTAGCTGGTGGAATCTTAGCAGGTATGCCTGTTTCTGAAATAATGAAAACTTTAATAGGTGGAATGGGTGGAAATGCCGAAACGGCATTAAGCTATATTTTAATTGGGGCTTTTGCTGTAGCGGTTACAACAACAGGCGCAACTGAGCTATTAACAAGAAAAGTCGGTACATTAATGAAAAAGAAAAGCTTTATTTTAGTTCTTCTGATTGCAGCTGTAAGCTCACTTTCACAAAATCTTATACCGGTACATATTGCTTTTATACCGATATTAGTACCACCACTATTAGCACTATTCAATAAACTTAATATTGATAGAAGGGCAGTAGCTTCAGCTTTAACATTTGGTTTAAAAGCACCATATGTAGCATTACCTGTAGGATATGGACTTATATTTCACAACATAATTAGAGATCAGATGACAGCTAACGGCATGGAAATAACTACTGATATGGTATATAAAGTTATGTGGATTCCAGGGTTAGCTATGGTATTGGGACTACTTATAGCAGTTTTCTATACTTACAGAAAGCCTAGAGAGTACAATGTGGACTTAGTAGTACAAGAAATAGCAGCTACAACTGATACACCAGTTAATATGATTGGAGTGTATGCTTCATTAGTAGGTGCCATTGCTGCCTTAGCAATACAAATTAAAGTAGGTTCTTTACCCTTAGGGGCATTGGTTGGACTTTTAATTATGCTTTTATCTGGTGCAATTAAGTTCAAAGACTTAGATAAATTTGTTAACAGCGGTATCGGAATGATGGGTTTCATTGCCTTTGTAATGTTAGTTGCTTCAGGTTATGGATCAGTTATACGTGCAACTGGTGGAGTTGATTTATTAGTTCAAGCAGTATCTAGTGTTATGACAACTAAGTTAATTGGTGCAACAGTAATGATTTTATTAGGCTTAGTAATAACAATGGGAATAGGTACTTCCTTTGGAACAATTCCAATAATTGCAGTTATATATGTTCCTCTAGCAACAGCTATCGGATTCAGTATACCAGCAACAATTCTTCTTATAGGAACTGCTGCAGCTCTTGGTGATGCTGGGTCACCAGTATCAGATAGTACTCTAGGGCCTACAGCAGGATTAAATGCAGATGGGCAGCACGATCACATTTGGGACA
- the msrA gene encoding peptide-methionine (S)-S-oxide reductase MsrA, with protein MKEIVLAGGCFWGVEAYMGRIKGVVETLVGYSNGDLVDPTYEDVKTSTTGHAEVCYIKYDENIISLEALLNKFWNIIDPTVFNRQGPDIGSQYRTGIFYINEEDLKTIIKTKEEQQKKYDKKIVTEIEPLKSFYPAEEYHQKYLEKNPNGYCHIDLSTM; from the coding sequence TTGAAAGAAATAGTATTAGCAGGAGGTTGTTTTTGGGGTGTTGAGGCATATATGGGTAGAATTAAAGGGGTAGTCGAAACTTTAGTTGGATATTCTAACGGAGACTTAGTAGATCCTACATATGAAGATGTAAAAACTTCGACTACAGGACATGCAGAAGTTTGTTATATAAAATATGATGAAAATATAATAAGTTTAGAGGCACTTTTAAATAAATTTTGGAATATTATTGATCCGACTGTATTTAATAGACAAGGGCCAGATATAGGATCTCAATATAGAACTGGAATATTTTACATAAACGAAGAAGATCTAAAAACTATTATAAAGACTAAAGAAGAGCAACAGAAGAAATATGATAAAAAAATTGTTACTGAGATAGAACCATTAAAAAGTTTTTATCCAGCTGAAGAGTACCATCAAAAGTATCTTGAAAAAAACCCAAATGGTTATTGTCATATAGATTTAAGTACAATGTAG
- the trpB gene encoding tryptophan synthase subunit beta, with translation MKNNNGYFGEFGGCFVPEELKKILKEVEENFFRFIDDPKFLEELAYYQKQYIGRENPLYFAERLTENAGGAKIYLKREDLNHTGAHKINNTVGQVLLAKRMGKKRIIAETGAGQHGVATATVCALFGIDCTIYMGEIDTKRQELNVFRMELLGAKVVPVTTGTKTLKDAVDAALIDFVQNADSTFYLLGSAVGPHPYPIMVREFQSIIGIEARKQILEAENRLPDYVIACVGGGSNAIGLFHPFVEDKEVKIVGVEPAGKGLDTEEHAASISKGSVGVIHGFKCYTLQDENGDPLPVHSIAAGLDYPGVGPEHSHYHASGRAEYVSITDQEALDAFFSLSKTEGIIPAIESSHAVAYAIKLAKDLPKDKIIIVNLSGRGDKDVKQVKEMMQSK, from the coding sequence ATGAAAAATAATAATGGATACTTCGGAGAGTTTGGCGGATGTTTTGTTCCAGAGGAGCTAAAAAAAATATTAAAGGAAGTAGAGGAGAACTTCTTTAGATTTATTGATGATCCAAAATTTTTAGAGGAGTTAGCATATTATCAAAAACAATATATTGGTCGAGAAAATCCTTTATACTTTGCAGAGAGATTAACTGAAAATGCAGGTGGTGCTAAAATATATTTAAAACGTGAAGACTTAAACCATACTGGGGCTCACAAAATTAATAACACAGTTGGCCAAGTGCTTCTTGCTAAGCGAATGGGTAAAAAAAGAATAATTGCTGAAACTGGAGCTGGTCAGCATGGGGTAGCCACAGCAACTGTATGTGCCCTATTTGGAATTGACTGTACGATATATATGGGTGAAATTGATACTAAAAGACAAGAACTTAATGTTTTTAGAATGGAACTACTAGGTGCTAAAGTTGTACCAGTTACAACTGGAACAAAAACCTTAAAGGATGCAGTAGACGCTGCATTAATAGATTTTGTGCAAAACGCTGATTCAACCTTCTATTTACTAGGTTCAGCAGTTGGCCCTCATCCATATCCGATAATGGTTAGAGAGTTCCAAAGCATTATCGGAATTGAAGCTAGAAAACAGATCCTAGAGGCAGAAAATAGATTACCAGACTATGTTATTGCATGTGTAGGTGGTGGTAGTAATGCCATTGGTCTCTTCCATCCTTTTGTAGAAGATAAAGAAGTAAAAATAGTAGGTGTTGAACCTGCTGGTAAAGGACTGGATACAGAAGAGCATGCCGCCTCTATATCTAAAGGCTCTGTTGGAGTGATTCATGGGTTTAAGTGCTATACCCTTCAAGATGAAAATGGTGATCCTCTGCCAGTTCATTCAATTGCAGCGGGTTTGGATTATCCTGGAGTAGGCCCTGAACATAGCCACTATCATGCTTCTGGCAGAGCAGAATATGTTTCTATTACAGACCAAGAAGCTCTTGATGCCTTCTTTTCCCTATCAAAAACAGAAGGTATTATTCCAGCTATAGAAAGTTCCCATGCTGTAGCCTATGCAATTAAGCTAGCTAAAGATCTTCCAAAGGATAAAATAATTATAGTCAATTTATCCGGTCGTGGAGATAAGGATGTTAAGCAAGTAAAAGAGATGATGCAAAGCAAATAA
- a CDS encoding ABC transporter ATP-binding protein: MRKEGPKENSIRRMASNINGLINPETKTENSKDTLRRLWTYLGRKNTKLFLVFILVVLSTLLGLAGPYLIGLAIDSIKLGQASINFTRLRNLIFLMTATYLLSTFLTWLQMYIMIDISQKTIRNIRRDIFEKLQSLPLSFFELKTHGELMSRLTNDVENINHSLTQSTIQLFTSIITILGVAVIIFIINPILALLSLITIPIGIIITKIISNRTRNYFSEQQTELGNLNGHIEENITGLKVIKAFAQEEKSIEKFNEINIRLRKSSVRAQIYSGIILPLVNISNNLSFAIVAIVGGVMGARGVITIGTIAMFLSYSRIFTRPITEIANQYNMVQSAIAGAERVFEIIDETSEKDLKEGLVELDKVNGEIIFKNVNFAYKDEEIVLENINFIVKPGQKIALVGETGAGKTTIVNLLMRFYDLHSGEILIDGCNINKITRKNLRNNISMVLQDNYLFAGTIMENIRYGKLDATDEEVRKAAKLANAHLFILKLTEGYDTLVTEGGNSLSQGERQLLSIARAILAKASILILDEATSSVDTRTEIKIQQAMNTLMRDKTSLIIAHRLSTIKDADQILIINDGKIAEKGTHQQLLQQKGLYYSLYYSQISNRVS, translated from the coding sequence ATGAGGAAGGAAGGTCCAAAGGAGAATAGTATACGTCGAATGGCTTCTAATATAAATGGACTAATTAACCCGGAAACAAAAACGGAAAACTCAAAAGATACTCTAAGACGCCTATGGACATATTTAGGAAGAAAGAATACGAAACTATTTTTAGTGTTTATTTTAGTCGTACTAAGTACATTACTAGGGCTAGCCGGACCCTATTTAATTGGCTTAGCCATAGATAGTATTAAACTAGGCCAGGCATCGATTAACTTCACTAGGTTAAGAAATTTAATATTTCTTATGACTGCTACATACCTACTAAGTACATTTTTAACATGGCTTCAAATGTATATAATGATTGATATCTCACAAAAAACAATAAGGAATATTAGACGGGACATATTTGAAAAGCTACAAAGCTTACCCCTTAGCTTTTTTGAGCTAAAAACCCATGGGGAGCTTATGAGTCGATTAACAAATGATGTTGAAAATATCAATCACTCTCTAACACAAAGCACGATACAATTGTTCACTAGTATAATAACTATATTAGGTGTGGCGGTAATTATTTTTATAATAAATCCAATACTAGCTTTATTAAGTCTTATTACTATACCAATAGGTATAATAATTACGAAAATAATTTCAAATCGTACTCGTAATTATTTTAGTGAACAGCAAACGGAGCTAGGCAATTTAAATGGTCATATAGAAGAAAATATAACTGGTCTAAAAGTAATAAAAGCCTTTGCACAAGAAGAAAAGTCTATTGAAAAGTTTAATGAGATTAATATAAGACTAAGGAAATCAAGTGTAAGGGCACAAATATATTCAGGAATTATACTTCCACTTGTGAATATATCCAATAATTTAAGTTTTGCTATTGTGGCTATAGTTGGAGGTGTAATGGGTGCTAGAGGAGTTATCACAATAGGTACAATTGCAATGTTTCTAAGTTACTCAAGAATATTTACTAGGCCGATAACTGAAATCGCTAATCAATATAATATGGTTCAATCGGCAATTGCTGGGGCAGAAAGAGTATTTGAGATTATTGATGAAACTTCTGAAAAAGATTTAAAGGAAGGTCTAGTAGAGTTAGATAAGGTTAATGGTGAAATTATATTTAAAAATGTAAACTTTGCATATAAGGATGAAGAGATAGTGCTAGAAAATATTAATTTTATAGTAAAGCCAGGTCAAAAAATAGCCTTAGTAGGAGAAACTGGTGCAGGTAAAACAACAATAGTAAATTTGCTTATGAGATTCTATGATTTGCATTCTGGTGAAATATTAATCGATGGTTGTAATATAAATAAAATTACTCGAAAAAATCTACGAAATAATATAAGTATGGTTCTGCAAGATAACTATTTATTTGCAGGAACTATTATGGAGAATATTCGTTATGGAAAATTAGATGCTACGGATGAAGAAGTTAGGAAGGCTGCAAAGCTTGCAAATGCGCATTTGTTTATATTAAAGCTGACAGAAGGATATGATACTTTAGTAACTGAAGGGGGTAATAGTTTAAGTCAAGGTGAGAGACAATTACTTTCTATTGCAAGAGCAATATTAGCTAAGGCTTCTATATTAATATTGGATGAAGCAACAAGTAGTGTTGATACTAGAACAGAGATAAAAATTCAGCAGGCAATGAATACCTTAATGAGAGATAAAACAAGTCTTATTATTGCACATAGACTAAGTACTATAAAAGATGCGGATCAAATTTTAATTATAAATGACGGTAAAATTGCTGAAAAAGGAACTCATCAACAATTACTCCAACAAAAGGGTCTTTATTATAGCCTGTACTATAGCCAAATTAGTAATAGAGTTTCGTAA
- a CDS encoding asparagine synthase, translating to MREGVIPALLGTGVTATGIALKTLTMADDNMDMGDRMDRDKLMPLVAAGIIGFGLAHVVLGTIDIIQDNRW from the coding sequence GTGCGAGAAGGCGTGATTCCAGCTCTATTAGGTACCGGTGTTACAGCAACAGGTATAGCATTAAAAACTTTAACGATGGCTGACGACAATATGGATATGGGTGACAGAATGGATCGTGACAAGTTAATGCCATTAGTTGCAGCAGGTATTATAGGATTTGGGTTAGCACATGTCGTACTAGGAACCATAGATATAATTCAGGACAATAGATGGTAA